One stretch of Sinomonas terrae DNA includes these proteins:
- a CDS encoding SRPBCC family protein, which produces MPTIEESVVIAAPPERVYDYLLDPASFAQFSGSIIYAELEGEGPVRTGSRIRGATKVLGRTVEWVVEYTDLDRPNKLATRSVEGRIELSTAYMMAPQGEGTHLTYRLETAAGLGGMFGKLADALVNKVYERQVRADLATLAEILTEH; this is translated from the coding sequence ATGCCCACCATCGAAGAGTCCGTCGTCATCGCCGCGCCACCGGAGCGCGTGTATGACTACCTGCTCGACCCAGCCAGCTTCGCGCAGTTCAGCGGAAGCATCATCTACGCCGAACTCGAAGGCGAGGGGCCCGTCCGGACCGGATCCCGCATCAGGGGAGCGACCAAGGTGCTCGGGCGCACCGTCGAATGGGTGGTCGAGTACACCGACCTCGACCGGCCCAACAAGCTCGCGACCCGCTCCGTGGAGGGCCGGATCGAGCTGTCCACCGCGTACATGATGGCGCCCCAGGGCGAGGGGACCCACCTGACCTACCGCCTCGAGACAGCGGCCGGGCTCGGCGGCATGTTCGGCAAGCTCGCCGACGCCCTCGTGAACAAGGTCTACGAGCGCCAGGTCCGCGCCGACCTCGCCACCCTCGCCGAGATCCTCACCGAGCACTGA
- a CDS encoding antibiotic biosynthesis monooxygenase, which translates to MSVIVAVKVFGDTGAFRKSLEDRADDYRRIAKQGKENGALSHRFALGDGFVLVNDEWESADAFQGFFGTPEMREFIGSDGGDPNRAPEITVGESIDSPDKF; encoded by the coding sequence ATGTCTGTCATCGTCGCGGTCAAGGTCTTCGGGGACACGGGAGCCTTCAGGAAGTCGCTCGAGGATAGAGCCGACGACTACCGCAGGATTGCAAAGCAGGGCAAGGAGAATGGGGCCCTGAGCCACCGTTTCGCCCTCGGGGACGGCTTCGTCCTCGTCAACGACGAATGGGAGTCCGCGGACGCGTTCCAGGGCTTCTTCGGTACCCCCGAGATGAGGGAGTTCATTGGCTCGGACGGCGGAGATCCCAACAGGGCCCCCGAGATCACCGTAGGGGAGTCCATCGACTCTCCCGACAAGTTCTGA